Proteins from a single region of Trichoderma asperellum chromosome 3, complete sequence:
- a CDS encoding uncharacterized protein (BUSCO:EOG092D3KF0), with protein MADNAEAGSDAQITFRVKTSQDGTHTITMAESATVLDLKTKLSTAEFENIPVDRQRLIYSGRVMKNDDTLATYKIKPNNTIHMVKSAASNPSQPASASTPTPAAVPTNMASGTANNPLAGLTGARYAGHQINLPGMDMFGPDGGMGPPMDEERLQRMMSDPNVQQSMNEALNNPDFINMLIESNPMLRNIPNARELINSPFMRQMMSNPQMMTQALRMQRNMGRPESAFPAPGATDTTPADAPAADGTAGQGNNQQQNPFANPFMMPGLMGGAGGMPNLQQMQQMLQNLNAMTGGGGAFPPPPSGNQTGAAAGTTGQQPAAENRGTGGDAGAAQTQGAAAANPFAALFPPPAAGGANPFALSPEQFQQMMQVFAPQAAPSPPDNRPPEERYAEQLRQLNDMGFYDFDRNVAALRRSGGSVQGAVEHLLGGGN; from the exons ATGGCTGATAACGCAGAGGCGGGCAGCGATGCCCAGATCACCTTCAGGGTCAAGACGTCGCAGGATGGCACCCACACCATTACCATGGCCGAGTCGGCGACCGTCCTCGACCTGAAGACGAAGCTGTCAACCGCCGAGTTCGAGAACATCCCGGTCGACCGCCAGCGCCTCATCTACTCGGGCCGCGTCATGAAGAACGACGATACGCTGGCAACGTACAAGATCAAGCCCAACAACACCATCCACATGGTCAAGAGCGCTGCCAGCAaccccagccagccagcctcaGCGTCCACTCCAACCCCTGCAGCAGTGCCAACCAACATGGCCTCTGGTACCGCGAACAACCCTCTTGCTGGCTTGACTGGAGCTAGATACGCTGGCCACCAGATTAACCTCCCCGGAATGGACATGTTTGGCCCTGACGGCGGC ATGGGACCTCCCATGGACGAAGAGCGACTGCAGCGCATGATGTCCGATCCCAACGTGCAGCAGTCAATGAACGAAGCCCTGAACAACCCGGATTTCATTAATATGCTCATCGAATCGAATCCCATGCTTAGGAACATCCCCAATGCTCGAGAGCTCATTAATTCCCCGTTTATGCGACAGATGATGAGCAATCCGCAGATGATGACGCAGGCTCTACGGATGCAGCGGAATATGGGCCGACCTGAATCCGCATTCCCTGCTCCTGGAGCAACGGATACGACCCCGGCCGATGCGCCTGCGGCTGATGGTACAGCTGGCCAGGGAAACAACCAGCAGCAGAACCCTTTTGCGAACCCTTTTATGATGCCAGGGCTTATGGGTGGTGCTGGTGGTATGCCCAATCTCCAacagatgcagcagatgcTCCAGAATCTGAATGCCATGactggaggtggtggtgcattCCCGCCTCCGCCAAGCGGCAACCAGACTGGCGCGGCAGCGGGAACGACTGGCCAGCAGCCCGCGGCGGAGAACCGAGGAACAGGAGGCGACGCAGGCGCTGCACAGACTCAGGGCGCAGCGGCGGCGAACCCCTTTGCAGCTTTGTTCCCACCCCCGGCAGCTGGAGGAGCGAATCCCTTTGCTCTGTCCCCGGAACAGTTCCAGCAGATGATGCAGGTGTTTGCTCCACAAGCAGCACCCTCACCCCCAGACAACCGGCCGCCAGAAGAGCGTTACGCAGAGCAGCTTCGACAGTTAAACGATATGGGATTCTACGATTTCGATCGAAATGTGGCAGCGCTGAGACGCAGTGGAGGAAGCGTGCAAGGGGCTGTTGAGCATCTGCTTGGTGGAGGCAACTAA
- a CDS encoding uncharacterized protein (BUSCO:EOG092D25D9), with protein sequence MIQGIFYARFFPQEGPKVVAQAPPGCITSSDGQRPPLVDFDVLQEYIIPRKAFCNRYVTINSPDGKYTILGFPVVIPHTKYMRNEFIFNFGLLVEAECDQTPYERVVRCLAETFAEMEKQNEYLSLSEAKGPEGDGTRRPIGSLLEIVKEDLNNYGECMIPVDEANTINMKLFPYHINPPAVKGWHVPVAKTKFNDIIDPTWDITLQKVVAKIDGVSDVRRIAHEASVSLDLAKIAVRHLLYYDTILLLDIFFFSSCYAPRPGIHDFIRNVDGMVDECASYVSHGRARVSNYLLIRFMAAFSPGKSVKEWIHIHREMGFEIMSYIDIRRFVQFGVIKGCLYRVHKYVVSKQYLASLASGQSRPLAGGDPLQKYTDGCHNMDQIMTEQNLTNDQVMERLKTLPVPRGDITVFYK encoded by the exons ATGATTCAAGGCATCTTCTACGCTCGATTCTTCCCTCAAGAAG GCCCCAAAGTCGTCGCTCAGGCTCCTCCAGGCTGCATCACCTCCTCTGATGGCCAGCGGCCGCCTCTCGTCGACTTCGACGTTTTGCAGGAGTACATCATCCCCCGCAAGGCCTTCTGCAACCGCTATGTCACCATCAACTCTCCCGATGGCAAGTACACCATCCTGGGGTTCCCGGTGGTCATCCCGCATACCAAGTACATGCGCAATGAGttcatcttcaactttgGCCTGCTAGTGGAGGCGGAGTGCGACCAGACACCGTATGAGCGCGTTGTGAGGTGTCTGGCCGAGACATTCGCCGAAATGGAGAAGCAGAACGAGTACCTGAGCCTCAGTGAGGCAAAGGGCCCGGAAGGCGACGGCACGAGGAGGCCGATCGGGAGTCTGCTTGAGATTGTCAAGGAGGACCTGAACAACTACGGAGAGTGCATGATTCCAGTTG ATGAAGCAAACACCATCAACATGAAGCTCTTCCCCTACCACATAAATCCTCCAGCCGTCAAGGGCTGGCACGTCCCCGTCGCCAAAACTAAATTCAACGACATAATCGATCCGACGTGGGACATTACCCTCCAAAAAGTCGTCGCCAAAATCGACGGCGTTTCCGACGTCCGCCGCATCGCCCACGAGGCCTCCGTCTCACTCGATCTCGCCAAGATCGCCGTCCGCCACTTGCTCTACTACGATACCATCCTCCTTCtcgacatcttcttcttcagctcgtgTTACGCGCCCCGTCCGGGAATTCACGACTTCATTCGCAACGTGGACGGCATGGTTGACGAATGCGCTAGCTACGTGTCTCACGGCAGGGCGCGGGTCAGCAATTACCTTCTCATCCGGTTCATGGCGGCTTTTTCGCCCGGGAAGAGCGTCAAGGAATGGATCCATATTCACCGGGAAATGGGGTTTGAAATCATGTCCTATATCGACATAAGACGCTTTGTACAATTTGGCGTCATCAAGGGCTGTCTCTACCGCGTACACAAGTATGTTGTTTCAAAGCAATATTTAGCCTCGCTGGCGTCGGGGCAGAGCAGGCCGTTGGCTGGAGGGGATCCATTACAGAAATATACGGATGGATGCCACAACATGGATCAAATCATGACGGAACAAAATTTGACCAATGATCAAGTTATGGAGAGGCTAAAGACGTTGCCCGTTCCAAGGGGCGACATCACAGTGTTTTACAAATAA